Proteins encoded together in one Rubripirellula reticaptiva window:
- a CDS encoding sulfatase: MHVSRVFAVLCLVTLSAFAARAASLDRPNVVMILADDLGLHDLSVEGSTFYQSPNIDALARGGMRFTQGYATCRVCSPSRASIQLGKFTARHGITQWIGAASGKDWKRGDRLLPADYLHALPADDITLAESMKEGGYKTFFAGKWHLGGEGSLPTDHGFDINVGGHHAGSPPGGYFAPYKNPEMKNGPDGESLTLRLARETSDFIASNQDKPFFAMLSFYTVHGPLQTSPDRWSKYQRIAAEKPAVDQRFKVDRTLPVRQVQDNPVYAGMIETMDDAVGMVMETLKKNGLSENTIVIFTSDNGGVSSGDGYATSNLPLRGGKGRQWEGGVREPYYICFPAKIKAESTCDVPVTGADFYPTIMELCGLPAKRDQHVDGVSLVPLLDGGSISPRPLYWHYPQYDNQGGEPSSLLRDGDWKLIHYYEDGRNELYNLEADPTETSDLALTHSVRTQRMAAQLDDWLRSVGALFPESNPRFDPAKSEARFENARTVGKAKLERQHAELLNPDWQPNADWWGSAVTKD; encoded by the coding sequence ATGCACGTCTCTCGCGTCTTCGCCGTCCTGTGTTTGGTCACGCTGTCCGCCTTTGCCGCTCGTGCTGCGTCGCTCGACCGCCCCAATGTCGTCATGATTTTGGCGGACGATTTAGGGCTGCATGATTTATCAGTTGAAGGTAGCACGTTTTATCAAAGCCCGAACATCGACGCGCTCGCTCGCGGCGGAATGCGTTTCACCCAGGGTTACGCGACCTGCCGAGTATGCAGCCCGTCGCGAGCCAGCATCCAATTGGGGAAGTTCACCGCACGTCACGGAATCACCCAGTGGATCGGTGCAGCATCAGGGAAGGATTGGAAGCGTGGCGACCGGCTGCTACCTGCCGATTATCTGCATGCACTTCCTGCGGATGACATCACACTTGCCGAATCCATGAAAGAAGGCGGCTACAAAACCTTTTTTGCGGGCAAGTGGCACTTGGGTGGCGAAGGTTCGTTGCCCACCGACCATGGTTTCGACATCAACGTCGGTGGTCACCACGCTGGCAGCCCGCCCGGTGGATACTTTGCACCGTACAAAAATCCAGAAATGAAAAATGGCCCCGACGGAGAATCGTTGACGCTGCGACTTGCTCGCGAGACTTCGGACTTCATCGCATCCAATCAGGACAAACCGTTCTTTGCGATGTTGTCGTTCTATACCGTTCACGGGCCACTGCAAACGTCGCCCGATCGATGGTCTAAGTATCAAAGGATTGCAGCGGAGAAACCTGCGGTTGATCAGCGTTTCAAAGTGGATCGCACGCTGCCGGTTCGCCAAGTCCAAGATAATCCAGTTTATGCCGGCATGATCGAAACGATGGACGATGCCGTCGGCATGGTGATGGAAACGCTCAAGAAAAATGGTTTGAGTGAGAACACCATCGTGATTTTCACCAGCGACAACGGCGGAGTCTCGTCGGGTGACGGTTACGCGACCAGTAATCTGCCGCTGCGTGGTGGAAAGGGACGGCAATGGGAAGGCGGAGTTCGAGAACCCTATTACATTTGTTTTCCGGCCAAGATCAAAGCTGAATCGACTTGCGATGTGCCAGTCACCGGTGCCGACTTCTATCCTACGATCATGGAACTGTGCGGGTTGCCGGCCAAGCGTGACCAACACGTCGATGGCGTCAGTCTGGTTCCGCTGCTCGATGGCGGTTCAATTTCACCTCGCCCGCTGTATTGGCACTACCCGCAATACGACAACCAAGGCGGCGAGCCCAGTTCGTTGCTGCGAGACGGCGATTGGAAGCTGATCCATTATTACGAGGATGGGCGAAATGAACTCTATAATTTGGAAGCAGACCCGACCGAGACAAGCGATCTAGCGTTGACGCATTCGGTTCGCACCCAGCGAATGGCAGCGCAATTAGATGATTGGCTAAGATCCGTTGGCGCGTTGTTTCCTGAGTCTAACCCTCGGTTCGATCCAGCAAAGTCGGAGGCACGCTTTGAAAACGCACGCACGGTCGGTAAAGCAAAGCTGGAACGACAGCATGCCGAATTGTTGAATCCAGATTGGCAACCCAATGCCGATTGGTGGGGAAGCGCGGTCACAAAAGACTAG
- a CDS encoding glycosyltransferase — MRAILSAPGSRGDVNPMVAIGAALKRRGFEVVISLAEPYAKVAEDAGLIVEPVIDTARFDELLSNPAVWKPIRGARAIFREVAGDFLPRHAKVIRRHHVPGETILVSHPLDLASRIHREVDQATPLVDVHLAPSMLRTFDDPPRMTPWPFELRRPQWLLRSAYWLADKIAVDPIIASKVNQVRAEHGLAPISRVIHDWWLSPDRILAMYPQWYAPATASFAPRLVHCGFPLHDAVSGDVSGLPGNRPIVFTAGTAHHHCGKFFSAAVAACQRLDRPGLLVSTHTKNFPDRLPPQVATTGYVSFANLFPIASAVIHHGGIGTTSQCFAAGVPQIIRPMAFDQFDNTARVERLNCGRWLRNDRHLAETLDAVLRDPAIARSSHHISQRIQRDAVERAASEIHSLIFNPNATQ; from the coding sequence ATGCGAGCGATTCTGTCCGCGCCGGGCTCACGAGGCGACGTCAATCCAATGGTCGCCATCGGCGCGGCACTGAAACGTCGTGGATTCGAAGTCGTCATCTCTCTCGCCGAGCCCTACGCAAAAGTTGCCGAAGACGCTGGACTGATCGTCGAGCCCGTCATCGATACTGCTCGGTTCGACGAATTGCTGTCCAATCCAGCCGTCTGGAAGCCGATTCGTGGTGCGCGGGCTATCTTTCGTGAAGTTGCCGGTGATTTTTTGCCAAGACACGCCAAGGTCATTCGGCGCCACCATGTACCGGGCGAAACGATTCTTGTTTCGCATCCGCTCGACCTGGCGTCGCGGATTCATCGCGAAGTGGATCAGGCGACGCCGCTGGTCGATGTTCATTTGGCGCCGTCGATGCTACGCACATTTGATGATCCGCCACGAATGACTCCTTGGCCGTTCGAGTTGCGGCGTCCGCAGTGGTTACTTCGGTCGGCGTATTGGTTGGCCGACAAGATCGCGGTCGATCCGATAATCGCGAGTAAAGTCAATCAAGTTCGCGCCGAACATGGTCTGGCACCGATCAGTCGCGTGATTCACGATTGGTGGTTGTCGCCCGATCGTATTTTGGCCATGTATCCGCAGTGGTACGCACCGGCAACCGCATCGTTTGCGCCCCGATTGGTGCATTGTGGGTTTCCGCTTCATGACGCGGTTTCCGGTGACGTGTCTGGTCTGCCGGGCAACCGTCCGATCGTGTTCACCGCTGGCACGGCTCACCATCACTGTGGCAAATTCTTCAGTGCGGCAGTCGCTGCTTGCCAGCGTCTGGATCGCCCCGGACTGTTGGTTTCGACTCACACAAAAAATTTCCCCGATCGATTGCCGCCTCAAGTCGCGACGACCGGCTACGTCTCGTTCGCGAATCTATTTCCTATTGCATCCGCGGTCATTCACCATGGTGGGATTGGAACGACGTCCCAATGTTTTGCCGCCGGCGTCCCGCAAATCATTCGGCCGATGGCGTTCGACCAGTTTGACAACACGGCACGTGTCGAGCGGTTAAACTGTGGACGCTGGCTGAGAAACGATCGGCATCTCGCCGAAACACTGGATGCCGTCTTGCGGGATCCTGCGATTGCTCGATCGTCCCACCACATCAGTCAACGCATCCAACGTGATGCCGTCGAGCGTGCCGCAAGTGAAATCCACTCGCTGATCTTCAATCCCAATGCGACTCAATAG